In Lodderomyces elongisporus chromosome 1, complete sequence, a genomic segment contains:
- the DRE2 gene encoding electron carrier (BUSCO:EOG09265040) translates to MTSRILLLLHPTVVSDQNLVESVKSKISAEHPNHSLDQQIINRITQGDVVLSNNTYDEIHYINPNDSQYLEMPISLIKLLNDLLTHDGVLRGDLPKDQNLDALMQGFVVGDDGSWIKPKPVETVSLLKKKKESNITSNSNNNDSSPREVGVNNTGNYTHAAMSTLASKKKIPMFKKLSDRSNEVKGNLASGTVKSPSPGLTDTSAQNTDEENENGNSMKRKLVETKLTYFSDSDSDNNEGRDLDDDDDDGQEDNDIYINENDLISELKSDNLIIPKKCELPNGKRRRKACKDCTCGLKEIEEAELSQQSDKQSMLLAKLAQSASAEAAKIEERLAKKQGDVVKFKEEELNEIDFTVKGKTGGCGSCSLGDAFRCDGCPYLGLPPFKPGEAITLDGIDEDI, encoded by the coding sequence ATGACGCTGCGAATCTTATTACTTCTTCACCCAACAGTGGTGTCTGACCAGAATCTTGTCGAGTCTGTCAAGTCCAAGATCTCGGCTGAGCATCCAAATCACTCTTTGGATCAACAAATCATCAATAGAATTACACAGGGAGATGTGGTTTTGTCCAATAATACATACGACGAAATTCACTATATCAATCCTAACGACTCCCAGTATTTAGAAATGCCAATCCTGTTGATCAAGTTATTAAATGACTTGTTGACACACGATGGAGTGCTAAGAGGAGACTTGCCAAAGGATCAAAATTTGGATGCGTTGATGCAaggttttgttgttggtgatgatggATCCTGGATCAAGCCCAAACCTGTTGAGACTGtactgttgttgaagaaaaagaaggagagtAACATTActagcaacagcaacaacaatgacaGTAGTCCTCGAGAGGTTGGTGTCAACAACACTGGGAATTACACCCATGCAGCAATGAGTACTTTAGcaagcaagaaaaagattccGATGTTTAAGAAACTTCTGGATCGTTCTAATGAGGTCAAGGGTAATTTAGCTAGTGGTACTGTAAAGAGTCCATCGCCTGGATTGACGGATACGTCTGCGCAAAACACTGACGAGGAGAATGAGAATGGAAATAGCATGAAGAGGAAGCTTGTGGAGACCAAGCTCACTTATTTTAGTGATTCTGACTCGGATAATAATGAAGGAAGAGATttggatgatgatgatgatgatggacAAGAAGACAATGACATTTATATTAATGAGAATGATTTGATTTCTGAGTTGAAATCGGATAATTTGATTATACCCAAGAAGTGTGAGTTGCCCAATGGGAAAAGGCGCAGAAAGGCATGTAAGGACTGTACGTGTGGGTTGAAGGAGATTGAGGAGGCGGAGCTTTCGCAGCAGTCGGATAAGCAGAGTATGCTTTTGGCTAAATTGGCGCAGCTGGCTAGTGCTGAAGCAGCCAAAATCGAGGAGAGGTTGGCGAAGAAGCAGGGTGATGTTGTCAAGTTTAAAGAAGAGGAGTTGAATGAGATTGATTTTACGGTGAAGGGAAAGACTGGGGGCTGTGGTTCGTGTTCGTTGGGTGATGCGTTTAGATGTGATGGGTGTCCATATTTGGGATTGCCACCTTTCAAGCCGGGCGAGGCTATCACCCTCGATGGGATCGATGAGGATATTTAA
- a CDS encoding uncharacterized protein (CAZy:GH2): protein MRQLSNWQFQLPSFQNFSHITNADNFYPQTTPPLFYNYKDDIPMQIVLDKWYDSDPHCNGGHQIHSDLLYNKLIVDPFSNDFAEGMQWIGKVQWVYRCRFNISDISTIGSAMGTTVGSTMTATTQIQNSLGTVDDDTFTQNATLIFEGLDTIAHVTLNNESILDSHNAFHNHIVPVNLSQANELIIHFESSWSYGKEMENRHGKIPEDHCWNGDCSRLYVRKPQYQYGWDWGPKLLTCGPWKPVKLVVEEYLIENSIEDLIPAFIEDFFVNYELIDNDAKVWFLLRWLQPTKRKVTTTNIAAKIIVKLEHDVVLNKVLSIEEFDNTFGSNKANRNKSATVFTLQNVKLWYPYKLGKPTLYTIQLYFNDKLVSTQQVGFRKVELIQKPDTYGESFYFKINNIPVQMLGSNWIPPHYFHNKVNLTTYENLLELVVKSNQNMIRVWGGGQYENNEFYAKCDEMGIMVWQDFMFACGVYPNNPFFLESVQKEVEDQLIKLHHFASIVIFAGNNEDYQIADALQLDIHNSTQFPAGVIYETLIPDLVKEFCNQVVYRFGSPYSDTNHSSYDLSIGDSHQWEVWHGSRKPYQNWPELAARFISEFGMLAFPSEGLLAKYISFKELYLNSTILQYHNKAMNGAVNLEHYVLSNFDKPTDLKLSKWIYLTQLVQMEATSQAFRYWRRKWQDYEVGGVLVWQLNDCWPAISWSIIDFLGVPKLSYYGLKRELADSAISAYRHQSNSKTISKEAQSEEKRQIVLKNNKAFYKVETTLLDVWAFVCDDSDLTLEIQAFDANSGDHVLTYRKSNLSLVPHSVNELLVDQRFDWLGKDNKILCLRLIDNHGEVIARSSDWPQPLKLLKFTKLGKGLEISILEVSQDEGSRNGENCQVDIQLTTNKPVKGLELYIEGHNQCICDENGIDLFPNDPQIVSINGLCEEDVHKVKYRHLGDL, encoded by the coding sequence ATGAGACAATTATCAAATTGGCAATTTCAATTGCcatcttttcaaaactttaGCCATATCACCAATGCTGACAACTTCTACCCACAAACAACTCCACCATTGTTTTACAACTACAAGGATGATATTCCGATGCAAATAGTTTTGGATAAATGGTACGATTCCGACCCACATTGTAACGGAGGACATCAAATACACCTGGATTTATTATATAATAAATTAATTGTTGATCCCTTTTCAAACGATTTTGCAGAAGGAATGCAATGGATTGGTAAAGTGCAGTGGGTATACCGATGTCGATTTAATATATCAGATATCAGCACAATTGGATCCGCAATGGGTACTACTGTTGGTTCCACAATGactgcaacaacacaaattcaaaattctTTAGGTActgttgatgatgacaCTTTCACACAGAATGCAACCTTGATTTTTGAAGGGTTGGACACAATAGCACATGTGACCCTTAACAATGAATCCATTCTTGATTCTCACAATGCATTTCACAATCACATTGTTCCCGTCAACCTACTGCAAGCAAATGAATTGATTATTCATTTCGAAAGTAGTTGGAGTTATGGaaaggaaatggaaaatagACATGGTAAAATCCCAGAGGATCATTGTTGGAACGGGGATTGTAGTCGATTGTATGTGAGAAAACCGCAATACCAGTATGGTTGGGATTGGGGACCAAAATTATTAACGTGCGGGCCATGGAAACCAGTGAAGTTGGTTGTAGAAGAATATCTTATTGAAAATAGTATTGAAGATCTTATTCCAGCCTTTATTGAagatttttttgtaaactACGAGTTGATTGACAATGATGCTAAAGTTTGGTTCCTTTTGAGATGGTTACAACCTACAAAGAGGAAAgtgacaacaacaaacattGCAGCAAAAATAATAGTGAAATTAGAGCATGATGTGGTTCTAAATAAAGTCTTGTCAATTGAAGAATTTGACAATACTTTTGGTTCCAACAAAgcaaatagaaataaatcTGCAACAGTATTTACGTTACAAAATGTAAAGTTGTGGTATCCTTATAAATTGGGGAAACCTACATTATACACTATTCAACTATATTTCAATGACAAGTTGGTGTCAACGCAACAAGTTGGATTTCGAAAAGTAGAATTGATTCAAAAGCCAGACACGTATGGTGAatcattttatttcaaaattaaTAATATTCCGGTACAAATGCTTGGTTCGAATTGGATACCCCCTCACTACTTTCATAACAAGGTCAACTTAACTACATATGAAAATTTACTCGAGTTGGTTGTAAAGTCGAATCAAAACATGATTAGGGTATGGGGAGGTGGCCAATATGAAAACAACGAGTTTTATGCAAAGTGTGATGAGATGGGTATAATGGTGTGGCAGGATTTCATGTTTGCTTGTGGTGTTTATCCTAATAATCCGTTCTTTCTTGAACTGGTGCAGAAGGAAGTTGAAGACCAATTGATTAAATTGCATCATTTTGCAAGTATAGTTATCTTTGCTGGAAACAATGAAGATTACCAAATTGCAGATGCGTTACAGCTAGATATCCATAATTCAACTCAATTTCCTGCCGGAGTGATTTATGAAACATTGATTCCAGATTTGGTGAAAGAGTTCTGCAACCAAGTTGTATATAGGTTTGGGTCACCTTACTCAGACACAAATCACAGTTCATATGATTTATCTATTGGTGATTCCCACCAATGGGAAGTGTGGCACGGTTCCCGCAAGCCTTATCAAAATTGGCCGGAATTGGCTGCAAGGTTTATCAGTGAATTTGGAATGTTGGCATTTCCCTCGGAAGGTTTATTAGCaaaatatatatctttTAAAGAGCTCTATTTGAATCTGACTATATTGCAGTATCACAATAAAGCAATGAATGGTGCAGTTAATTTAGAGCATTACGTGTTGTCAAATTTTGATAAACCTACTGATTTGAAGTTATCAAAATGGATTTATTTAACGCAATTGGTGCAAATGGAAGCCACAAGTCAAGCTTTCCGATATTGGAGACGCAAATGGCAAGATTATGAAGTTGGTGGGGTTTTGGTTTGGCAATTAAATGACTGTTGGCCAGCTATATCGTGGTCAATTATTGATTTTCTAGGAGTGCCGAAATTGAGTTACTATGGTCTTAAAAGAGAACTAGCCGATTCCGCAATTTCTGCATATCGACATCAAAGCAACTCCAAGACAATTTCGAAAGAGGCCCAAAGTGAAGAGAAACGCCAAattgttttaaaaaataataaagcaTTTTACAAAGTAGAAACAACTTTATTGGATGTGTGGGCTTTTGTTTGTGATGACTCAGATTTAACATTGGAAATCCAAGCTTTTGATGCAAATAGTGGTGATCATGTCTTGACATATAGGAAATCCAACTTAAGCTTGGTTCCCCATTCGGTTAATGAGCTTTTGGTGGATCAACGTTTTGATTGGTTGGGAAAAGATAATAAGATACTTTGTTTACGATTAATTGATAATCATGGCGAGGTAATTGCTAGGTCAAGCGATTGGCCACAACCTCTCAAACTATTAAAATTTACTAAACTTGGCAAAGGTTTAGAGATTTCTATTCTTGAAGTGAGCCAAGATGAGGGATCAAGGAATGGTGAAAATTGTCAGGTTGATATACAGTTGACGACAAATAAACCAGTTAAAGGTTTAGAACTATATATCGAAGGACACAATCAGTGCATATGCGATGAAAATGGAATTGATTTGTTTCCCAATGACCCTCAAATTGTTAGTATCAATGGTCTTTGTGAAGAAGATGTACATAAAGTGAAATACAGACACTTGGGTGACTTGTAA